A single window of Sphingobacterium sp. ML3W DNA harbors:
- a CDS encoding sodium:solute symporter, giving the protein MSTIDWIVLILTLLTIVLYGMYKSRGIKNIDGYLLGNQSLPWYHVGLSVMATQASAITFLSAPGLAYSSGMSFVQFYFGLPLAMIVLCITFVPIFHKLRVFTAYEFLEKRFDIRTRGLTALLFLIQRGISTGISIFAPALIIASILHVNLSLTTILIGSIVVMYTTYGGTKAVSHTQMLQMSIIFGALLVAGILVVKLLPSDIGLFKALHIAGKSGKTNAIDFTFDLNNQYTVWTGIIGGFFLQLSYFGTDQSQVGRYLTGSSIKESRIGLLMNGLLKIPMQFCILLIGVLVFVYYQYHTPPIFFNQVEIDKLKQSEYSSSYRALEEKQVAISNEKRVTIDRLTTAIDRDDQSAIDEARTALQQSNENFDDIRTEVVDLIKKNNPTAETNDNNYIFLSFVTNTFPKGLIGLLIAVIFLASMGSTASAINSLASTSTVDIYKRFINKQSTEHQDLFWSRMFTLFWGVFSIAVALYASKLGNLLEAVNILGSLFYGTILGIFIVAFYMKRVGGRAVFYAAILSEVIVFTIWKMDVIAFLWLNVIGCLSVMLLAYVAATMDRKKSYPIG; this is encoded by the coding sequence ATGAGTACGATTGATTGGATAGTTCTCATTCTGACACTTTTGACCATCGTGCTGTATGGCATGTACAAGAGTCGAGGAATCAAAAATATTGATGGGTATCTTCTTGGCAACCAATCTTTGCCCTGGTACCACGTTGGACTTTCGGTGATGGCCACTCAGGCGAGCGCCATCACCTTTCTTTCTGCTCCTGGGCTTGCATATAGTTCGGGAATGAGCTTTGTCCAATTTTACTTCGGTCTACCATTGGCCATGATTGTGCTTTGTATCACTTTCGTACCTATCTTTCATAAACTTCGCGTATTTACGGCTTACGAATTCTTAGAAAAACGCTTTGATATTCGAACCCGAGGGTTGACTGCTTTGCTATTTCTGATTCAGCGTGGTATTTCAACAGGTATCAGTATTTTTGCTCCTGCACTTATTATCGCAAGCATTTTGCACGTTAATTTATCATTAACAACAATATTGATTGGAAGTATTGTCGTGATGTATACGACATATGGTGGAACAAAAGCGGTTTCCCATACACAAATGCTTCAAATGAGCATCATATTTGGAGCGCTATTGGTGGCTGGTATACTTGTCGTAAAACTATTGCCAAGCGATATTGGTCTATTTAAAGCGCTTCATATTGCCGGAAAATCGGGTAAGACCAATGCCATAGATTTTACATTTGATCTGAATAATCAATATACTGTGTGGACAGGGATCATTGGTGGTTTTTTCTTACAACTTTCGTATTTCGGAACAGATCAAAGCCAGGTAGGTCGTTACTTAACAGGCTCATCGATAAAAGAAAGTAGAATTGGCTTATTAATGAATGGTCTGCTGAAAATACCCATGCAGTTCTGCATCTTGCTTATCGGAGTGCTTGTTTTTGTCTATTATCAATACCATACGCCTCCCATATTCTTTAACCAAGTAGAGATAGATAAGTTAAAGCAAAGTGAATACAGCAGCTCATATCGTGCTCTAGAAGAAAAACAAGTTGCAATAAGTAATGAAAAAAGGGTTACTATCGATCGTTTGACAACAGCTATTGACCGGGATGACCAGTCTGCAATAGATGAAGCAAGAACAGCACTCCAACAGTCAAATGAAAACTTTGATGATATTCGCACTGAGGTAGTCGATTTAATCAAGAAAAACAATCCTACTGCAGAGACCAACGATAATAACTATATATTCCTATCCTTTGTCACCAACACCTTCCCCAAGGGCTTAATTGGCTTGCTTATCGCAGTCATCTTTCTTGCCTCCATGGGTTCAACAGCCAGTGCAATCAATTCATTGGCGTCCACCAGTACTGTTGACATTTACAAAAGATTTATCAATAAACAATCTACAGAACATCAGGATCTCTTTTGGTCCCGTATGTTTACTTTGTTTTGGGGAGTATTCTCCATTGCTGTGGCGCTATATGCCAGCAAGCTCGGCAATCTTCTCGAAGCGGTCAATATATTGGGCTCTTTATTTTATGGTACTATACTCGGTATTTTTATTGTTGCTTTTTACATGAAAAGGGTAGGAGGAAGAGCCGTATTTTATGCGGCAATTCTATCTGAAGTCATCGTTTTTACCATTTGGAAGATGGATGTTATTGCCTTTTTATGGTTGAATGTGATTGGATGTCTCTCGGTGATGCTCTTGGCATACGTAGCCGCAACAATGGACCGTAAAAAAAGCTACCCAATCGGATAG
- a CDS encoding N-acetylmuramoyl-L-alanine amidase, with protein sequence MLFKNKIAFLTIFCFAVAVIGCKSKSSMAKKVLVAPIVSVKLDTVIKTVVVHDTIPKLSLGEHKVWTLEKAGLHNDVRQETAIHYDIRKPNYVIIHHTAQNSLNQTIRTFQVEHTKVSAHYVISRDGIIVQMLNDYVRGWHAGLSKWGSITDMNSISIGIELDNNGKETFPDAQIEALIQVLDTLKSNYGIPSSNFIGHADIAPARKNDPSVYFPWKRLADRGFGLWYNPSELVSAPDNFNPIDALKIIGYDTRNLKAAIVAFKRKFIVNDVSPELSVYDKSVLYNLYQKY encoded by the coding sequence ATGCTTTTTAAAAATAAAATTGCCTTTCTGACCATATTTTGTTTTGCTGTAGCCGTTATCGGTTGCAAGAGCAAGTCAAGTATGGCCAAGAAGGTACTTGTGGCTCCAATTGTATCCGTTAAATTAGATACGGTTATCAAGACGGTAGTCGTACATGATACGATTCCTAAACTGAGTTTAGGTGAACACAAAGTATGGACATTGGAAAAGGCTGGTCTTCATAATGATGTGCGACAAGAAACAGCCATTCATTATGATATTCGTAAACCCAACTATGTCATTATTCATCATACGGCCCAAAATAGTCTTAATCAAACAATAAGAACATTTCAGGTTGAGCATACAAAAGTAAGCGCTCATTATGTTATTAGTCGCGATGGTATAATTGTTCAGATGCTGAATGATTATGTGAGAGGATGGCATGCGGGTCTTTCTAAATGGGGTAGTATCACTGATATGAATTCGATTTCTATCGGAATCGAATTAGATAATAATGGGAAAGAAACTTTTCCCGATGCCCAAATTGAAGCATTGATACAAGTTTTAGATACTTTGAAATCAAATTATGGCATTCCCTCTTCTAATTTCATTGGCCATGCTGATATTGCTCCGGCCAGAAAAAATGATCCAAGCGTTTATTTTCCTTGGAAAAGATTGGCAGATAGGGGTTTTGGGTTGTGGTACAATCCGAGTGAACTGGTATCCGCTCCAGACAATTTCAATCCGATAGATGCTCTAAAAATTATTGGATACGATACGAGGAATTTGAAGGCTGCAATTGTAGCTTTTAAAAGGAAGTTTATCGTCAATGATGTAAGTCCCGAACTCAGCGTATACGACAAAAGTGTCCTATACAATTTATATCAAAAGTATTAA
- a CDS encoding DUF3078 domain-containing protein, whose amino-acid sequence MKLQSLFALLILGLSCGTVHAQVNLKDLRVKPDSVISENKQENISLKNIRPIVPKLELQVDYWKHWTRFGININQAAFNDDWKGGGVGSTAVGLIANHKSDYTRDNFNFVTEVDLRYGKIKNKSQIAKKNNDRIFWDNKLSYKLSPKWALYTSLTFESQFDDGFKYTTKDGKDTIDYIENAFMAPAYITESLGFEYKPSNSYSIRFGTGTARQTLILDNRIKPLTVEQYSQRYPDRDPIENDQERFGVEGGKMFKNDLAFQITGNMDKNFTDKLNVKARYNLFANYKKLNDPSHRLDVTVTAKVSRAINVNLNGVLIYDSDIISRVQLSETLALGLVFNLPR is encoded by the coding sequence ATGAAGTTACAATCCTTATTTGCCTTATTAATTCTTGGCTTATCGTGTGGCACGGTCCATGCTCAGGTTAATTTGAAAGACCTTAGAGTAAAGCCTGATTCAGTTATTTCGGAGAATAAACAAGAAAATATCTCCTTAAAAAATATTAGACCAATAGTTCCTAAATTAGAATTGCAAGTAGATTATTGGAAACATTGGACAAGATTTGGGATCAATATTAATCAAGCTGCTTTCAATGATGACTGGAAAGGAGGAGGAGTTGGTTCTACCGCAGTTGGATTAATTGCAAATCATAAATCGGATTATACCAGAGATAATTTCAACTTTGTTACTGAAGTGGATTTGAGATATGGTAAGATTAAAAATAAAAGTCAAATTGCGAAGAAAAATAATGACCGTATCTTTTGGGACAATAAGCTGTCTTATAAATTGTCTCCTAAATGGGCCCTGTATACCTCTTTAACATTTGAATCGCAATTTGATGATGGATTTAAGTATACGACAAAGGATGGAAAAGATACGATCGATTATATAGAGAACGCTTTTATGGCGCCAGCTTATATAACCGAATCGCTGGGTTTTGAGTATAAGCCAAGTAATTCTTATTCTATTCGTTTTGGTACGGGGACGGCCAGACAGACTCTTATTTTAGATAATCGTATCAAACCCTTAACTGTTGAACAATACAGTCAAAGATACCCTGATCGTGATCCAATTGAAAATGATCAAGAACGCTTTGGAGTTGAAGGAGGAAAGATGTTCAAAAATGACCTCGCTTTTCAGATAACTGGAAATATGGATAAAAATTTCACGGATAAATTGAACGTAAAAGCACGTTATAATTTATTTGCAAATTATAAGAAATTGAATGATCCATCTCATCGTCTGGATGTAACGGTTACGGCTAAGGTATCAAGAGCTATTAATGTGAACTTGAATGGAGTTTTGATATACGATTCGGATATTATCTCAAGAGTTCAATTAAGTGAAACATTAGCGTTGGGATTAGTTTTTAACCTCCCTCGATAA
- a CDS encoding glucosaminidase domain-containing protein, giving the protein MKKLAFILLAFTVFFSSCSSKKSAVYKGSTHRGNTTKNKPGKLRPAVSGNAYVEKYKEIAISEMNRYGIPASIKLAQALLESGNGNSYLATKANNHFGIKCGGVWKGKSITRPDDHINDCFRVYESPEQSFRDHSEFLLRKRYSDLFLLNKNDYKGWAKGLKAAGYATNPRYPDLLIDMIERYELYQFDRIETRVEKEKREVIVEKEIIHNTIEVPVAQTEQIKSPVAMRIHEVQGKDTLYSLSKIYGISVDQIKELNGLIDTNLSVGQLLVISK; this is encoded by the coding sequence ATGAAGAAACTTGCTTTTATCTTACTTGCTTTTACTGTTTTTTTTAGTTCGTGTTCCTCGAAAAAAAGCGCTGTATATAAAGGTAGTACACATCGTGGCAATACGACAAAAAATAAACCGGGTAAGTTAAGACCAGCTGTTTCAGGAAATGCCTATGTTGAGAAATATAAAGAAATTGCGATTTCTGAAATGAACAGGTATGGTATTCCTGCCAGTATCAAACTTGCTCAAGCATTATTGGAATCGGGCAATGGTAATAGTTATTTGGCGACTAAGGCTAACAATCATTTTGGGATCAAGTGTGGTGGTGTTTGGAAAGGAAAGTCAATTACACGACCTGATGATCATATCAATGATTGCTTTCGTGTTTACGAAAGTCCTGAGCAATCTTTTCGCGATCACTCCGAATTTTTATTGCGTAAACGTTATTCTGATCTATTTTTACTCAATAAGAATGATTACAAAGGTTGGGCAAAAGGACTTAAGGCGGCAGGATATGCCACCAATCCTAGATATCCAGATTTGTTGATCGATATGATAGAGCGGTATGAGCTTTATCAATTTGACCGAATAGAAACACGGGTGGAGAAAGAGAAAAGGGAAGTTATCGTAGAGAAAGAAATCATTCACAATACGATTGAAGTACCCGTAGCTCAAACAGAACAGATCAAGAGCCCCGTTGCCATGCGTATACATGAAGTACAAGGGAAAGATACATTATACTCATTAAGTAAGATTTATGGAATTTCGGTGGATCAAATAAAAGAGTTAAATGGCTTGATTGATACCAATTTATCGGTAGGGCAACTTTTGGTGATTTCGAAGTAA
- a CDS encoding glucosaminidase domain-containing protein encodes MNFKTLKNYVAVLILILGSYTATLAQSNQFYIDKYSPIAQEMMQEHGVPASVILAIAMHESAHGNSKIAKNLNNHFGIKGKNNSKVIRSAYKGYKSVLDSYNDFISLVKRKKTTSSLFEENRGQNYKAWVGALAKAGYSRTKDWSSKVIRTIELYNLDSFDDNSSNKNKRLSALK; translated from the coding sequence ATGAATTTTAAAACATTAAAAAACTATGTTGCTGTATTAATTTTGATCTTAGGTAGTTATACAGCTACTTTAGCTCAGAGCAATCAATTTTATATTGATAAATACAGCCCCATAGCACAAGAAATGATGCAGGAACATGGTGTTCCAGCGTCCGTTATTTTAGCGATTGCTATGCATGAAAGTGCACATGGTAATAGTAAGATAGCGAAAAATTTAAACAATCACTTCGGTATTAAAGGGAAAAATAATAGCAAAGTGATTCGTTCAGCATATAAAGGTTATAAATCAGTTCTTGATTCTTATAATGACTTTATATCATTGGTAAAACGAAAGAAAACCACATCTTCCTTATTTGAGGAAAATCGGGGACAGAACTACAAAGCTTGGGTAGGCGCTTTAGCAAAGGCAGGATACTCAAGAACTAAAGATTGGTCTTCAAAGGTGATCAGAACAATCGAATTGTATAATTTAGATAGTTTTGACGATAACTCTTCCAACAAAAATAAGAGACTCTCCGCTTTAAAGTAA
- a CDS encoding O-methyltransferase: MDICNEQLESYLEHTCDDENSLLKSVNRETYLKETMPHMLSGHYQGRVLAMLSKLISPKTILEIGTFTGYATLCLAEGLSENGVLHTIDINAEQEERVQGYFDQSEYASQITYHIGDAAEVIPTIQGSFDLVFIDADKKRNHYYYELILDRVPSGGLILIDNVLWKGKVLDENPDNQTKQIIDLNEQLAQDQRIEKVLLPIRDGLFVLRKK; the protein is encoded by the coding sequence ATGGACATTTGTAATGAGCAGTTAGAATCCTACTTAGAGCACACTTGTGACGATGAAAATTCGTTGCTTAAAAGCGTAAACAGGGAGACTTATTTGAAGGAAACGATGCCCCATATGTTATCTGGACATTACCAAGGTAGAGTGCTTGCAATGTTAAGTAAATTGATCAGCCCAAAGACTATTTTGGAAATCGGTACGTTTACTGGATATGCTACGCTTTGTTTAGCTGAAGGCTTGTCGGAAAATGGTGTTCTACATACAATAGATATCAATGCCGAACAGGAAGAACGTGTGCAGGGGTACTTTGATCAGTCTGAATATGCTTCACAAATTACCTATCACATAGGAGATGCGGCAGAAGTAATTCCAACTATTCAAGGAAGCTTTGACCTCGTGTTTATAGATGCAGATAAGAAGCGGAATCATTACTATTACGAATTAATCTTAGATAGAGTCCCGTCTGGAGGGCTGATTTTAATCGATAATGTCTTGTGGAAAGGCAAAGTATTAGATGAAAATCCAGACAATCAAACAAAGCAAATCATAGATTTGAATGAACAATTAGCTCAGGACCAGCGCATCGAAAAGGTTTTGTTACCAATTCGAGATGGACTTTTTGTATTACGCAAAAAGTGA
- the folE gene encoding GTP cyclohydrolase I FolE produces MSNHSFEEEELDGYVKIDQYNQEKVDRIAAHYTDILESLGEDPNREGLLKTPERVAKALQFLTHGNNIDPAKILQGAMFEEDYSQMVVVKDIEVYSMCEHHMLPFFGKAHIAYIPNGHIVGLSKIPRVVDIFARRLQVQERLTNEIRDCIQETLGAKGVAVVIECKHMCMAMRGIQKQNSVTTTSAFTGAFQNDVTRSEFLKLITANLM; encoded by the coding sequence ATGAGTAATCACTCATTTGAAGAAGAAGAGTTAGACGGCTACGTTAAAATCGATCAATACAATCAAGAAAAAGTCGATCGTATTGCAGCACATTATACAGATATTTTAGAATCTCTGGGTGAAGATCCAAATCGTGAAGGGTTGTTGAAAACGCCAGAACGTGTGGCAAAAGCATTACAATTTTTAACGCACGGTAATAATATTGATCCGGCTAAAATATTGCAAGGTGCCATGTTTGAAGAGGACTATAGCCAAATGGTTGTAGTAAAGGATATCGAGGTCTATTCAATGTGCGAACACCACATGTTACCTTTCTTTGGAAAAGCACATATTGCATACATTCCTAATGGACATATTGTGGGTTTGAGTAAAATTCCACGTGTAGTGGATATTTTTGCAAGAAGACTACAGGTTCAAGAACGTTTAACAAATGAAATTCGCGATTGTATACAGGAAACCCTAGGTGCTAAGGGGGTGGCTGTAGTTATTGAATGTAAGCATATGTGTATGGCAATGCGCGGTATCCAGAAACAAAATTCGGTGACTACAACGTCTGCTTTTACGGGAGCTTTTCAAAATGATGTAACACGTTCAGAATTCTTAAAGTTAATTACAGCAAATTTGATGTAA